The following proteins are co-located in the Massilia litorea genome:
- a CDS encoding tetratricopeptide repeat protein, with protein sequence MSKFRLAHLGLALAALGFTAATPIVGLAPAHAAEAMRPEIGKRLQEAQALMKQGKHKDALAKLREADKVPGKTPNESYLIDRVRAAAASSAGDYGTAADAFEALIASGKLSAAERSQFSEGLIGIYMRGGELNKANEAIQRQLKNGDDPKLRAYLLQNYYKQGNIAALETELHKAEQSGRMSEDMLGMLANIQLKKNDKAGYVNTIEKLAANYPKAQYWNDLLNRVQGKPGFSSRLSVDLYRLKLANGLLKKPSEFMEMSQLVLQAKAPAEALKIIDKGYKAGALGTGPDAARHQRLKDLAEKNLADQNKNAAATEAEYTAAKDNDGLVALGYGLVQAGQADKGLKMMETAIKAGGLRYPDEAKLRLGEAYAAAGKKQQAITALKGVSGKEGTAELARYWIMAINKPLA encoded by the coding sequence ATGAGCAAATTCCGACTCGCACACCTCGGCCTCGCACTGGCCGCCCTTGGTTTTACCGCTGCAACGCCCATCGTCGGCCTGGCCCCTGCCCATGCGGCGGAAGCGATGCGCCCTGAAATCGGCAAGCGACTGCAGGAAGCCCAGGCACTGATGAAACAGGGCAAGCACAAGGACGCCCTGGCAAAACTGCGCGAAGCGGACAAGGTCCCCGGCAAGACGCCAAACGAAAGCTACCTGATCGACCGCGTGCGCGCTGCCGCCGCTTCCTCGGCCGGCGACTACGGTACCGCCGCCGACGCTTTCGAGGCCCTGATCGCTTCGGGCAAGCTGTCCGCAGCCGAACGCAGCCAGTTCTCGGAAGGCCTGATCGGCATCTACATGCGCGGTGGCGAACTGAACAAGGCGAACGAAGCCATCCAGCGCCAGCTCAAGAATGGCGACGATCCGAAACTGCGCGCCTACCTGCTGCAGAACTATTACAAGCAGGGCAATATCGCTGCCCTGGAAACCGAGCTGCACAAGGCCGAGCAGTCCGGCCGCATGAGCGAAGACATGCTCGGCATGCTCGCCAACATCCAGCTCAAGAAGAACGACAAGGCCGGCTACGTCAACACCATCGAAAAGCTGGCGGCGAACTACCCGAAAGCCCAGTACTGGAATGACCTGCTGAACCGCGTGCAAGGCAAGCCTGGCTTCTCGAGCCGCCTGTCGGTCGACCTCTACCGCCTGAAGCTGGCCAACGGCCTGCTGAAGAAGCCGAGCGAGTTCATGGAGATGTCGCAGCTCGTGCTGCAGGCAAAGGCCCCGGCTGAAGCCCTGAAGATCATCGACAAGGGCTACAAGGCTGGCGCCCTGGGCACCGGTCCCGACGCTGCCCGTCACCAGCGCCTGAAGGACCTGGCCGAGAAAAACCTGGCTGACCAGAACAAAAATGCCGCTGCCACGGAAGCCGAATACACGGCTGCCAAGGACAACGACGGCCTGGTCGCCCTCGGTTACGGCCTGGTGCAGGCAGGCCAGGCGGACAAGGGCCTGAAGATGATGGAAACCGCCATCAAGGCCGGCGGCCTGCGCTACCCGGACGAAGCCAAGCTGCGCCTGGGCGAAGCCTATGCGGCAGCGGGCAAGAAACAGCAGGCGATCACCGCCCTGAAGGGCGTCAGCGGCAAGGA
- a CDS encoding ExbD/TolR family protein, with protein MGMNVGSGSAKGADPEPMMEMNMTPLIDVLLVLIIMLIITIPKQNHAVNLNMPVGTPPPKTEEPRVVTIDVDFDGTILWDGQAIPDRPTLEAKMNEVASQPDQPEVHLRPNKLVEYKVVAGVMATAQRLGVTKIGMVGNEQFQ; from the coding sequence ATGGGTATGAACGTAGGTTCAGGCTCCGCCAAAGGAGCCGATCCGGAACCGATGATGGAAATGAACATGACGCCCTTGATCGACGTTCTGTTGGTCTTGATCATCATGTTGATTATCACGATTCCGAAGCAAAACCACGCGGTCAATCTGAACATGCCGGTGGGTACCCCACCGCCAAAGACTGAAGAGCCGCGCGTCGTCACGATCGACGTCGACTTCGATGGCACCATCCTCTGGGACGGCCAGGCAATCCCTGATCGCCCGACGCTGGAAGCGAAGATGAATGAAGTGGCTTCGCAGCCAGACCAGCCGGAAGTGCACCTGCGTCCGAACAAGCTGGTCGAGTACAAGGTGGTTGCCGGTGTGATGGCAACGGCCCAACGTCTCGGCGTCACGAAGATCGGCATGGTCGGTAACGAGCAGTTCCAGTAA
- a CDS encoding ExbD/TolR family protein has protein sequence MAMSVGSDSGDDDAVMSEINTTPLVDIMLVLLIIFLITSPVVLKLQTVNLPAETNQVAKTAPEDINITVNKDGEMYWNQRRIQNTDELFKFFAEQSVKLPQPAVKVRGDQATRYEAIGRVIYTAQRAGVQKVGFVIEPPDKN, from the coding sequence ATGGCAATGAGTGTCGGCTCCGATAGCGGAGATGATGATGCCGTGATGTCAGAGATCAACACGACGCCGCTCGTCGACATCATGTTGGTTCTCCTGATCATCTTCCTGATCACCAGCCCGGTCGTGCTGAAGCTGCAGACGGTTAATCTGCCGGCGGAAACGAACCAGGTTGCCAAGACCGCGCCGGAAGACATCAACATCACCGTCAACAAAGACGGCGAGATGTACTGGAACCAGCGCCGCATCCAGAACACGGACGAATTGTTCAAGTTCTTTGCGGAGCAGTCGGTCAAACTGCCACAGCCTGCAGTCAAGGTGCGTGGCGACCAGGCGACCCGTTACGAGGCAATCGGTCGGGTGATCTACACGGCACAACGTGCTGGTGTGCAAAAGGTCGGGTTCGTGATCGAACCACCTGACAAGAACTAA
- a CDS encoding MotA/TolQ/ExbB proton channel family protein: MFKNTRLSAVLAAVLFSVTAASALVSAPAFADAPKEAAPAAAAPADAAAAPAADAAAAAPAAEGAAAPAAAGAKEEVKNPYGFSAMWAEGDFVNKGTIIILSLMSMGSWYIIITKLIDQSKIMRQSKEVSQKFWKANSIAAGSAALKEGSPFRFIAETGTKATQHHDGALLEQIDLSTWVTMQVQRAVDRVQSRLQDGLSFLATVGSTSPFIGLFGTVWGIYNALTNIGMSGNASIDKVAGPVGEALIMTAFGLFVAVPAVLGYNWLVRRNKSAMEDVRSFSADVHSVLVSGAMSTSEAARAATGAKKIG; encoded by the coding sequence ATGTTTAAGAATACCCGTTTGTCCGCTGTCCTGGCGGCTGTCCTGTTCTCGGTTACGGCGGCATCGGCCCTGGTCTCGGCACCAGCCTTCGCTGACGCACCGAAGGAGGCAGCTCCGGCCGCCGCCGCACCGGCAGACGCAGCAGCCGCTCCGGCCGCTGACGCAGCAGCCGCTGCACCTGCAGCCGAAGGCGCAGCCGCTCCGGCCGCCGCCGGTGCAAAAGAAGAAGTCAAGAACCCGTACGGCTTCTCGGCCATGTGGGCAGAAGGCGACTTCGTCAACAAGGGCACCATCATCATCCTGTCGCTGATGTCGATGGGCTCGTGGTACATCATCATCACCAAGCTGATCGACCAGTCGAAGATCATGCGCCAGTCGAAAGAAGTGTCGCAGAAGTTCTGGAAAGCCAACTCGATCGCTGCCGGTTCGGCTGCGCTGAAAGAAGGTTCGCCATTCCGCTTCATCGCTGAAACCGGCACCAAGGCAACCCAGCACCACGATGGCGCCCTGCTCGAGCAGATCGACCTGTCGACCTGGGTGACGATGCAAGTTCAGCGCGCCGTGGACCGCGTCCAGTCGCGCCTGCAGGATGGCCTGTCGTTCCTGGCAACCGTCGGTTCGACCTCGCCGTTCATCGGTCTGTTCGGTACCGTCTGGGGCATCTACAACGCACTGACCAACATCGGTATGTCGGGTAACGCATCGATCGACAAGGTCGCAGGTCCAGTCGGTGAAGCGCTGATCATGACCGCCTTCGGTCTGTTCGTCGCCGTTCCTGCCGTTCTGGGTTACAACTGGCTGGTCCGCCGCAACAAGTCGGCAATGGAAGATGTCCGTTCGTTCAGCGCCGACGTGCACTCGGTCCTGGTTTCGGGCGCCATGTCGACCTCGGAAGCTGCCCGTGCTGCTACCGGCGCTAAAAAGATTGGATAA
- a CDS encoding energy transducer TonB: MNFSHEKEPGKNLTGITIVVLLHVLVAWGIINGLGTKVISKVQEAVETKLIEEVKPPPPPETPPPPPPPEMKAPPPPFIPPVEVQVQQPPPPQNTISAATNTPPPTTSLAPPAPPAPPAPAAAPAGPSRTAAVADFSTCAKPEYPKASARNEEEGKSVIQFLIGVDGRMVESKIAKSSGSRDLDRAAQAAIGKCRFKPAMVNGQPEQAWTSVEYVWSLDQ; the protein is encoded by the coding sequence ATGAATTTTTCACATGAGAAGGAACCGGGGAAGAATCTCACTGGTATCACCATTGTGGTCCTGTTGCACGTCCTGGTCGCCTGGGGGATCATCAATGGTCTCGGTACGAAGGTGATTTCGAAGGTGCAGGAAGCAGTGGAAACGAAGTTGATCGAAGAGGTGAAGCCACCGCCGCCACCGGAGACTCCTCCACCGCCGCCACCGCCGGAAATGAAGGCCCCACCGCCTCCATTCATTCCGCCGGTCGAGGTGCAGGTGCAGCAGCCGCCGCCGCCGCAGAACACGATTTCTGCCGCGACGAACACGCCGCCTCCGACCACCAGCCTGGCTCCACCGGCGCCCCCGGCGCCACCGGCTCCGGCCGCAGCACCAGCCGGCCCTAGCCGTACCGCTGCAGTCGCGGACTTCAGCACCTGCGCCAAGCCGGAATACCCGAAAGCTTCGGCACGTAACGAAGAAGAAGGCAAGTCGGTAATTCAGTTCCTGATCGGCGTCGACGGCCGGATGGTTGAGTCCAAGATCGCGAAATCGAGTGGCTCGCGTGACCTGGACCGTGCAGCGCAGGCTGCGATTGGCAAGTGCCGCTTCAAACCGGCAATGGTCAACGGTCAGCCTGAACAGGCATGGACCTCAGTCGAGTACGTCTGGTCGCTGGACCAATAA
- a CDS encoding SpoVR family protein yields the protein MPDDRTNPRALPEQSEWTFDLIEQAHEEIRRVAKKFGLDTYPNQLEIITAEQMMDAYTSVGMPVSYNHWSFGKHFLSTEKSYKRGQMGLAYEIVINSDPCIAYLMEENSLTMQALVIAHAAYGHNSFFKGNYLFRTWTDAEAIVDYMVFAKNYIAECEQRYGIDAVEDLLDSCHAIQNYGVDRYKRPAKLSVAQEAARQKEREEYAQSQVNALWRTVPRREEEERNAPPPRFPPEPEENLLYFIEKYAPLLEPWQRELVRITRKISQYFYPQRQTQVMNEGWATFWHYTILQELYKEGIVGDGFMLEFLQSHTNVVYQPAATSPYYSGINPYALGFAMMSDIRRICENPTEEDRAWFPDMAGSDWIKTLDFAMRNFKDESFIAQYLSPKLIRDFHFFAVLDDDRSDKLTISAIHDEAGYRYVRQQLAEQYNIGNREPNIQVWQVNTRDDRALTLRHTQFQRRPLNGQAQEVLKHVARLWGFDVRLETVDSTGHVVSFLDCRREKRHR from the coding sequence ATGCCAGACGACCGCACCAATCCGCGCGCCCTGCCCGAACAGTCGGAGTGGACCTTCGACCTGATCGAGCAGGCGCACGAGGAAATTCGCCGCGTGGCCAAAAAATTCGGCCTCGACACCTACCCCAACCAGCTCGAGATCATTACCGCCGAGCAGATGATGGATGCCTACACCTCGGTCGGCATGCCGGTGTCCTATAACCACTGGTCCTTCGGCAAACACTTCCTGTCGACCGAAAAGAGCTACAAGCGCGGCCAGATGGGCCTGGCCTACGAGATCGTCATCAATTCCGATCCCTGCATCGCCTACCTGATGGAGGAAAACAGCCTGACGATGCAGGCGCTGGTCATCGCCCACGCCGCCTACGGCCACAATTCCTTCTTTAAGGGCAATTACCTGTTCCGCACCTGGACCGACGCCGAGGCGATCGTCGATTACATGGTGTTTGCCAAGAATTACATCGCCGAGTGCGAGCAGCGCTACGGCATCGATGCGGTGGAGGACCTGCTCGACTCCTGCCATGCGATCCAGAACTACGGGGTCGACCGTTATAAACGTCCCGCCAAACTCTCGGTGGCGCAGGAAGCGGCGCGCCAGAAGGAACGCGAAGAGTATGCCCAGTCGCAGGTGAACGCCCTGTGGCGTACCGTCCCGCGGCGCGAGGAAGAAGAACGCAACGCCCCGCCGCCGCGCTTCCCGCCCGAGCCCGAGGAAAACCTGCTGTACTTCATAGAGAAGTACGCACCGCTGCTCGAACCCTGGCAGCGCGAACTGGTGCGCATCACGCGCAAGATCTCGCAGTATTTTTATCCGCAGCGCCAGACCCAGGTCATGAACGAGGGCTGGGCGACCTTCTGGCATTACACGATTCTGCAGGAACTATATAAAGAGGGCATCGTCGGCGACGGGTTCATGCTCGAGTTCCTGCAAAGCCATACCAACGTCGTCTACCAGCCGGCAGCGACCAGCCCCTATTACAGCGGCATCAATCCCTACGCGCTCGGCTTCGCGATGATGAGCGACATCCGGCGCATCTGCGAGAACCCGACCGAGGAAGACCGGGCCTGGTTCCCGGACATGGCCGGCAGCGACTGGATCAAGACGCTCGATTTTGCGATGCGCAACTTCAAGGACGAGAGCTTCATCGCCCAGTACCTGTCGCCCAAGCTGATCCGCGACTTCCACTTCTTCGCCGTGCTCGACGATGACCGCAGCGACAAGCTGACCATCTCCGCCATCCACGACGAAGCCGGCTACCGCTACGTTCGCCAGCAGCTGGCCGAGCAGTACAACATCGGCAACCGCGAGCCGAACATCCAGGTCTGGCAAGTCAATACGCGCGACGACCGCGCCCTGACCCTGCGCCATACCCAGTTCCAGCGCCGTCCACTCAACGGCCAGGCCCAGGAAGTGCTCAAGCACGTAGCGCGGCTGTGGGGCTTCGACGTCCGGCTCGAAACGGTCGATTCCACCGGCCACGTCGTCAGTTTCCTCGACTGCCGGCGCGAGAAGCGCCACCGCTGA
- a CDS encoding YeaH/YhbH family protein, whose amino-acid sequence MTYLIDRRLQGKNKSAVNRERFLRRYKAQIKDAVGRAIKGRSITDIENGEKVSIPVKDVNEPHFGHAHGGVWETINPGNTEYQKGDQFNRPRSGGGGSGRGRAGNSEQTSEDDFIFELSREEFMNYFFEDLELPNMVKTQLTQTIDFKTQRAGYNVSGTPSNIHVLRSLRGALGRRIAVGGPSRRAASELQQELEALFDAEVPEDDPRVVEIRKKIHHLHTRINAIPFIDPFDLRYSNRIKVPKPSTQAVMFCVMDVSGSMDETRKDTAKRFFILLYLFLKRVYERIDVVFIRHHTAAAEVDEDEFFHSRESGGTVVSSALHLLQKVIAERYSSSDWNAYVAQASDGDNWDNDSVLCKQLLNNGIMPKVQYYTYVEITDGPPQNLWEQYTEVAAHHANFAMQKIVTPADIYPVFRELFKKQPK is encoded by the coding sequence TTGACTTACCTCATCGACCGACGCTTGCAGGGCAAGAACAAGTCCGCGGTGAACCGTGAACGCTTCCTGCGCCGCTACAAGGCGCAAATCAAGGATGCGGTCGGCCGCGCGATCAAGGGCCGCTCGATCACCGACATCGAGAACGGCGAAAAAGTCTCGATCCCCGTCAAGGACGTCAACGAACCGCATTTCGGCCACGCCCATGGCGGCGTGTGGGAAACCATTAACCCTGGCAATACCGAATACCAGAAAGGCGACCAGTTCAACCGTCCGCGCAGCGGCGGCGGCGGTTCCGGCCGCGGCCGCGCCGGCAACAGCGAACAGACCAGCGAGGACGATTTCATCTTCGAGCTCTCGCGCGAAGAATTCATGAATTACTTCTTCGAAGACCTCGAGCTGCCGAACATGGTCAAGACCCAGCTCACGCAGACGATCGATTTCAAAACCCAGCGCGCCGGCTACAACGTGTCGGGCACGCCGTCCAACATCCACGTGCTGCGTTCGCTGCGCGGCGCGCTCGGGCGGCGCATCGCGGTGGGCGGTCCCAGCCGCCGGGCAGCGAGCGAGCTGCAGCAGGAGCTTGAAGCGCTGTTCGACGCCGAGGTGCCCGAGGACGACCCGCGCGTCGTCGAGATCAGGAAAAAAATCCACCACCTGCATACGCGCATCAACGCGATTCCCTTCATCGATCCGTTCGACCTGCGCTACAGCAACCGCATCAAGGTGCCGAAGCCCAGCACCCAGGCCGTGATGTTCTGCGTCATGGACGTGTCCGGCTCGATGGACGAAACGCGCAAGGACACCGCCAAGCGTTTCTTCATCCTGCTGTATCTTTTCCTCAAACGCGTCTACGAGCGCATCGACGTCGTCTTCATCCGCCACCACACGGCCGCGGCCGAAGTCGACGAGGACGAATTCTTCCACTCGCGCGAGTCCGGCGGCACCGTCGTGTCCTCGGCCCTGCACCTGCTGCAGAAGGTGATCGCCGAGCGCTACTCGAGTTCCGACTGGAACGCCTACGTCGCCCAGGCCTCGGACGGCGACAACTGGGACAACGACTCGGTACTGTGCAAGCAGCTACTGAACAACGGCATCATGCCGAAGGTGCAGTACTACACCTATGTCGAAATCACCGACGGGCCGCCGCAGAACCTGTGGGAGCAATACACCGAGGTCGCCGCGCACCACGCCAACTTCGCCATGCAGAAGATCGTGACGCCGGCCGACATCTACCCGGTCTTCCGCGAGCTGTTCAAAAAGCAGCCCAAGTAA
- a CDS encoding PrkA family serine protein kinase, translated as MTIFDNYAARYERTREEEYSLSEYLALCKKDPLTYASAPERMLAAIGEPQLVDTRLDPRMSRIFANKVIKVYPAFREFYGMEEVIEQVVSYFRHAAQGLEERKQILYLLGPVGGGKSSIAEKLKHLMEQVPFYAIKGSPVNESPLGLFNEDEDGVILEEDYGIPRRYLRSIPSPWAVKRLHEFGGDINKFRVVKRYPSILKQVAISKTEPGDENNQDISSLVGKVDIRKLEDYSQDDPDAYSYSGGLCLANQGLMEFVEMFKAPIKVLHPLLTATQEGNYKGTEGFGAIPFEGIILAHSNESEWKTFRNNRNNEAFLDRIYIVKVPYCLRISDEIKIYDKLVRNSSLEKAPCAPGTLRMMAQFAILSRLKDPENSSIYSKMLVYDGENLKDTDPKAKSLHEYVDYAGVDEGMNGLSTRFAFKILSKVFNFDNTEVAANPVHLLYVLEQQIEREQFPPELEQRYHSYIKEHLAQRYVDFIGKEIQTAYLESYSEYGQNIFDRYVTFADFWIQDQEFRDPDTGESFDRESLNAELEKIEKPAGISNPKDFRNEIVNFGLRARATNGGKNPAWTSYEKFRTVIEKKMFSNTEELLPVISFNAKASAEDATKHADFVNRMVEKGYTAKQVRLLCEWYLRVRKSS; from the coding sequence ATGACCATTTTTGACAACTACGCAGCCCGTTACGAGCGTACCCGTGAAGAAGAATATTCCCTGTCCGAATATCTTGCTCTCTGTAAGAAAGACCCGCTGACCTATGCCAGCGCGCCGGAGCGCATGCTCGCTGCGATCGGTGAGCCGCAGCTCGTCGATACCCGGCTCGATCCGCGCATGTCGCGCATCTTTGCCAACAAGGTCATCAAGGTCTATCCCGCCTTCCGCGAGTTCTACGGCATGGAGGAAGTGATCGAACAGGTCGTTTCCTACTTCCGCCACGCCGCGCAGGGGCTGGAAGAACGCAAGCAGATCCTGTATCTGCTGGGCCCGGTCGGCGGCGGCAAGTCGTCGATTGCGGAAAAGCTGAAACACTTGATGGAGCAAGTGCCCTTCTACGCGATTAAGGGTTCGCCCGTGAACGAATCGCCGCTCGGCCTCTTCAACGAGGACGAGGACGGCGTCATCCTGGAAGAAGACTACGGCATCCCGCGCCGCTACCTGCGCTCGATCCCGAGCCCGTGGGCGGTCAAACGCCTGCACGAGTTCGGCGGCGACATCAACAAGTTCCGGGTCGTCAAGCGCTACCCTTCGATCCTGAAACAAGTCGCCATCTCGAAGACCGAGCCGGGCGACGAGAACAACCAGGACATCTCCTCGCTGGTCGGCAAGGTCGACATCCGCAAGCTCGAGGATTATTCGCAGGACGATCCGGACGCCTACAGCTATTCCGGCGGCCTGTGCCTGGCGAACCAGGGCCTGATGGAATTCGTCGAGATGTTCAAGGCCCCGATCAAAGTGCTGCACCCCTTGCTGACGGCCACCCAGGAAGGCAATTACAAGGGCACCGAGGGCTTCGGCGCGATTCCTTTCGAGGGCATCATCCTGGCGCACTCGAACGAGTCGGAGTGGAAGACCTTCCGCAACAACCGCAACAACGAGGCATTCCTCGACCGGATCTATATCGTGAAGGTGCCGTATTGCCTGCGCATTTCCGACGAGATCAAGATTTACGATAAGTTGGTGCGCAACTCTTCCCTCGAGAAGGCGCCCTGCGCGCCGGGCACGCTGCGCATGATGGCGCAGTTCGCGATCCTGTCGCGCCTGAAGGATCCGGAAAATTCGAGCATCTATTCGAAGATGCTGGTCTACGACGGCGAGAACCTGAAGGACACCGATCCGAAAGCCAAGTCGCTGCACGAATATGTCGACTATGCCGGCGTGGACGAAGGCATGAACGGCTTGTCGACGCGCTTTGCCTTCAAGATCCTGTCGAAAGTCTTCAACTTCGACAATACCGAAGTGGCGGCCAATCCGGTGCACCTGCTGTATGTACTGGAGCAGCAGATCGAGCGCGAGCAGTTCCCGCCCGAACTCGAACAGCGCTACCACTCGTATATCAAGGAACACCTGGCGCAGCGCTATGTCGACTTCATCGGCAAGGAAATCCAGACCGCCTATCTGGAAAGCTATTCGGAATACGGCCAGAACATTTTCGACCGTTATGTGACCTTTGCCGACTTCTGGATCCAGGACCAGGAATTCCGCGATCCGGACACCGGCGAGAGTTTCGATCGCGAATCGCTCAACGCCGAGCTGGAAAAGATCGAGAAGCCGGCAGGCATCTCGAATCCGAAGGATTTCCGCAACGAGATCGTCAACTTCGGCTTGCGGGCCCGGGCGACCAACGGCGGCAAGAATCCGGCCTGGACCAGCTACGAAAAGTTCCGCACCGTGATCGAGAAGAAAATGTTCTCGAATACGGAGGAACTGCTGCCGGTGATTTCGTTCAACGCCAAGGCAAGTGCCGAGGACGCGACGAAGCATGCCGACTTCGTCAACCGCATGGTCGAGAAAGGCTATACGGCCAAGCAGGTGCGGCTGCTGTGCGAATGGTATCTGCGTGTGAGGAAGTCGTCGTAA